The following are encoded together in the Spirochaetota bacterium genome:
- a CDS encoding ABC transporter permease, whose product MKWIRKSILKSVVVKEFKQVLRDRRMIGVLFGSPILMLLIFGYAANTDVTDIAMVLVDEDRSSASRDFVRRFTASGYFHLAAFPESPDGASDLMDRGEADIMLHVGRGFSKRIKSGRGAEVQLVLDGTDSGRASVIMSYVNRITGSFSFDYLEDRIRVLVVSRGTGGLRMKESVGLVERALFNPDLASRNFMLPGVLGLLIALITIMLTSMSVVKERETGTMEQLVVSPLRPIEFVAGKTLPFAIIGFADICVVTIITIAWFRVPFNGSFALLLFSGILFILSTLAVGLYISTVSRTQQQAMLSTFLFFVPAILFSGFVFPIYAMPVPVQAITFLNPLRYFITIIRGIFLKGVGAGVLWPEMLALFTLGAVLLFFSVRRFSRKME is encoded by the coding sequence ATGAAGTGGATACGAAAGAGCATCCTTAAAAGCGTGGTGGTCAAGGAGTTCAAGCAGGTGCTGCGCGACCGGCGGATGATCGGCGTGCTATTCGGTTCCCCCATTCTCATGCTCCTCATCTTCGGATACGCGGCGAATACCGACGTCACCGATATAGCGATGGTGCTCGTCGACGAGGACCGTTCATCCGCCAGCCGCGATTTCGTCCGCCGCTTCACCGCGAGCGGATATTTTCATCTCGCGGCGTTTCCGGAATCCCCGGACGGCGCCTCGGATCTGATGGACCGGGGCGAGGCCGACATCATGCTGCACGTCGGCAGGGGCTTCTCGAAGCGGATCAAATCGGGCCGGGGCGCCGAAGTGCAGCTCGTCCTGGACGGCACCGACTCGGGCAGGGCCTCGGTGATCATGTCGTACGTCAACCGGATAACCGGCTCGTTTTCCTTCGACTACCTGGAGGACAGGATACGGGTGCTCGTGGTGTCGCGCGGAACCGGCGGCCTGCGAATGAAAGAGAGCGTCGGACTGGTCGAGCGCGCTCTCTTCAACCCGGACCTCGCCTCGCGTAACTTTATGCTCCCCGGGGTGCTGGGGCTCCTCATCGCGCTGATCACGATCATGCTCACCTCGATGTCCGTGGTGAAGGAGCGCGAGACCGGCACCATGGAGCAGCTCGTCGTCTCGCCGCTTCGGCCAATCGAGTTCGTGGCCGGGAAGACCCTGCCGTTCGCCATCATAGGATTCGCCGATATCTGCGTGGTGACGATCATCACCATCGCGTGGTTCCGTGTGCCGTTTAACGGGAGTTTCGCTTTGCTCCTTTTTTCGGGAATACTGTTCATTCTCTCGACGCTCGCCGTTGGTCTGTACATCTCGACGGTTTCGCGGACCCAGCAGCAGGCCATGCTTTCGACCTTCCTTTTCTTTGTGCCCGCGATCCTCTTCTCAGGGTTCGTCTTTCCCATTTACGCGATGCCGGTGCCGGTACAGGCGATTACCTTTCTCAACCCGCTTCGCTACTTCATCACGATCATCCGCGGGATTTTCCTGAAGGGAGTGGGAGCCGGCGTGCTCTGGCCGGAGATGCTGGCGCTTTTCACACTTGGCGCCGTGCTGCTCTTCTTCAGCGTCCGGCGTTTCAGCAGAAAAATGGAATAG
- a CDS encoding ABC transporter permease, with protein MKAGHSLVRVLAVAGKEWLQVRRDTRSLILALVAPALLIMLFGYALTVDVKNVGMAVYDQDHSTLSRRFVEEFSHTEYFSMRGHVQSYAEIDRLIDSERVAMALVIPPGFERRFKSGKSTDVQLVTDGSDATTATVAIGYASAIIMNFNLDLKVRELARAGIREPKMPVEIRSRIWYNPELRSKNFIIPGLIVLILAIISALIASLTISREWERGTMETLITTPVRGFELVLGKLIPYLIIGLFDVAATITLGYFVFDVPLKGSFVELGMVSLLFLAGTSSLGILISAATRVQVLSVQAAMVVTYLPSFILSGFIFPIKSMPVVVQAITYLIPAKYLIVLVKGIALKGVSVSLLWMQIVFLAVFALAVLAGSVRKLSMRLPEARS; from the coding sequence ATGAAAGCCGGTCATTCGCTGGTCCGGGTTCTCGCCGTTGCCGGCAAGGAGTGGCTGCAGGTGCGCCGCGATACGCGAAGCCTCATCCTCGCGCTCGTGGCGCCGGCGCTTCTCATCATGCTCTTCGGCTATGCGCTGACGGTCGACGTTAAAAACGTGGGCATGGCCGTATACGACCAGGACCACAGCACCCTCTCGCGCCGCTTCGTGGAGGAGTTTTCCCACACGGAATACTTCTCGATGCGCGGCCATGTCCAAAGCTACGCCGAGATCGACCGGCTCATCGACAGCGAACGGGTCGCCATGGCGCTCGTCATCCCGCCCGGCTTCGAGCGGCGGTTCAAGTCGGGAAAGAGCACCGACGTGCAGCTTGTCACCGACGGATCGGACGCGACCACGGCGACGGTGGCGATCGGCTACGCGAGCGCGATCATCATGAACTTTAATCTCGACCTCAAGGTGCGGGAGCTCGCCCGCGCCGGTATCCGGGAGCCGAAGATGCCCGTCGAAATACGCAGCAGGATATGGTACAATCCCGAGCTCCGGAGCAAGAACTTCATCATCCCCGGGCTCATAGTCCTCATCCTCGCCATCATCTCCGCGCTCATCGCGTCGCTCACCATTTCGCGCGAGTGGGAGCGCGGCACCATGGAGACGCTCATCACCACGCCGGTGCGCGGGTTTGAACTGGTGCTCGGAAAGCTCATCCCCTATCTCATCATCGGGCTTTTCGACGTGGCGGCGACCATCACGCTCGGATACTTCGTCTTCGATGTCCCCCTTAAAGGGAGCTTCGTGGAGCTGGGCATGGTGTCGCTCCTCTTCCTTGCGGGGACATCGAGCCTTGGGATTCTCATCTCGGCGGCGACGCGCGTTCAGGTGCTCTCGGTGCAGGCGGCGATGGTGGTGACCTACCTGCCCTCGTTCATACTGTCGGGCTTTATCTTCCCCATAAAGAGCATGCCGGTCGTCGTCCAGGCCATCACCTATCTCATCCCGGCCAAGTACCTGATCGTGCTCGTAAAGGGGATCGCGCTCAAGGGCGTGAGCGTAAGCCTGTTGTGGATGCAGATCGTGTTCCTGGCGGTCTTCGCGCTCGCGGTGCTCGCCGGAAGCGTGAGAAAACTTTCGATGCGGCTTCCGGAGGCGCGCTCATGA
- a CDS encoding ABC transporter ATP-binding protein codes for MIHARDISKTFGKTRAVADLSFSVRGGEIFGIVGPDGAGKSTLLRMVAGILPPDSGSIEVGGVDVAGDPFLIKENLAYMPQRFGLYEDLTVEENIHFFGRVFGVSRREIREREKGLYEFSRLGPFRDRLAGKLSGGMKQKLGLACCLVHRPGLILLDEPTNGVDPVSRREFWKILYGLLAGGVTIVVSTAYLDEAERCNRVALMYEGRFVVTGSPTEIKAGIGRVLVEIRPSDVWKAEAVLLESGEFASIIREGNALRFFVDDAGRAGKRIKAALSRRGIRAGAAETKVPTLENCFMEIISKGAKR; via the coding sequence GTGATACACGCGCGCGACATCTCGAAAACTTTCGGAAAAACGCGGGCCGTTGCCGACCTGTCCTTTTCCGTGCGCGGGGGTGAGATATTCGGGATAGTCGGCCCGGACGGGGCCGGGAAGAGCACCCTGCTTCGGATGGTCGCGGGCATCCTTCCTCCCGATTCCGGGAGCATCGAGGTGGGGGGCGTCGACGTGGCCGGTGATCCCTTCCTGATAAAGGAGAACCTCGCATACATGCCGCAGCGCTTCGGGTTGTACGAAGACCTCACGGTGGAGGAGAACATACATTTTTTCGGGAGGGTGTTCGGTGTTTCGCGCAGGGAGATCAGGGAGCGCGAGAAGGGGCTGTACGAGTTCAGCAGGCTCGGTCCCTTCAGGGACCGCCTTGCCGGAAAGCTTTCGGGCGGCATGAAGCAGAAGTTGGGGCTCGCCTGCTGCCTTGTGCACCGGCCCGGGCTCATTCTGCTCGACGAGCCGACGAACGGCGTGGACCCGGTATCGCGGCGCGAGTTCTGGAAGATACTCTACGGCCTGCTGGCCGGGGGCGTGACCATCGTGGTGAGTACCGCCTACCTGGACGAGGCCGAGCGCTGCAACAGGGTCGCGCTCATGTACGAAGGGCGTTTCGTGGTTACGGGAAGCCCGACCGAGATAAAGGCGGGCATCGGCAGGGTGCTTGTCGAGATCCGGCCGTCGGACGTGTGGAAGGCCGAGGCCGTTCTGTTGGAGAGCGGGGAGTTCGCTTCCATCATCCGCGAGGGGAACGCGCTGCGCTTCTTCGTGGACGACGCCGGGCGCGCCGGGAAACGCATAAAAGCCGCGCTTTCCCGCAGGGGCATTCGCGCCGGTGCGGCCGAGACGAAAGTGCCGACGCTTGAAAACTGTTTCATGGAAATCATTTCCAAAGGCGCAAAGCGATGA
- a CDS encoding efflux RND transporter periplasmic adaptor subunit encodes MNRKKMIPLALAAAALVVSTLYFEVFRHLGKDDARIEGSGTVEVTEIEMSSKIAGRVASLPKAEGEPVDRGELLVRLEYDELSAQRNSAQANLTNAERNLARIKALFASGSVSRRDLDNAETAYRVARAAHDQVSAAITNAVLYSPIGGVVLDTNLEVGEMAFPGTPIVTVADITRPWMYVYVNEVKLGLVKLGQKAEVYVDSFPGRAFAGRVVAISNKAEFTPKTIQTKEERVKLVFAVKIAVDNPDQALKPGMPADAVIITNGEKK; translated from the coding sequence ATGAACAGGAAAAAAATGATTCCGCTCGCGCTTGCGGCCGCGGCGCTCGTCGTTTCGACGCTCTATTTCGAGGTGTTCCGCCACCTCGGGAAGGACGACGCGCGTATAGAGGGCTCGGGTACCGTGGAGGTCACCGAGATAGAGATGAGCTCGAAGATAGCCGGGCGTGTCGCGAGTCTTCCGAAGGCGGAGGGGGAACCGGTCGACCGGGGCGAGCTTCTGGTGCGCCTGGAGTACGACGAGCTGTCAGCGCAGCGTAACTCCGCGCAGGCCAATCTCACCAACGCGGAGCGCAACCTCGCCCGCATAAAGGCGCTCTTCGCCTCGGGCTCGGTTTCGCGGCGGGACCTGGACAACGCCGAAACGGCCTACCGCGTGGCGCGCGCCGCGCACGATCAGGTATCGGCCGCGATCACCAACGCGGTCCTCTACTCGCCGATCGGCGGCGTGGTGCTCGATACGAACCTCGAGGTCGGCGAGATGGCGTTTCCGGGAACCCCGATCGTGACTGTCGCCGACATCACCAGGCCGTGGATGTACGTCTACGTCAACGAGGTGAAGCTGGGACTGGTAAAGCTGGGCCAGAAGGCCGAGGTGTACGTGGACTCGTTCCCCGGCAGGGCGTTCGCGGGCAGGGTGGTCGCGATCTCGAACAAGGCCGAGTTTACGCCAAAGACCATCCAGACGAAGGAAGAGCGGGTTAAGCTGGTGTTCGCGGTAAAGATCGCGGTCGACAATCCCGACCAGGCGCTGAAGCCGGGCATGCCCGCCGACGCGGTCATCATTACGAATGGAGAAAAGAAGTGA